Proteins found in one Muntiacus reevesi chromosome 2, mMunRee1.1, whole genome shotgun sequence genomic segment:
- the SLC5A2 gene encoding sodium/glucose cotransporter 2 isoform X1, which translates to MGRMEAHTEAGSAPGLGEQKALIDNPADILVIAAYFLLVIGVGLWSMCRTNRGTVGGYFLAGRSMVWWPVGASLFASNIGSGHFVGLAGTGAASGLAVAGFEWNALFVVLLLGWLFVPVYLTAGVITMPQYLRKRFGGRRIRLYLSVLSLFLYIFTKISVDMFSGAVFIQQALGWNIYASVIALLGITMIYTVTGGLAALMYTDTVQTFVILAGAFVLMGYAFHEVGGYSGLFDKYLRAVTSLTVSEDPAVGNISSSCYRPRPDSYHLLRDPVTGDLPWPALLLGLTIVSSWYWCSDQVIVQRCLAGKNLTHIKAGCILCGYLKLMPMFLMVMPGMISRVLYPDEVACVVPEVCKRVCGTEVGCSNIAYPRLVVKLMPNGLRGLMLAVMLAALMSSLASIFNSSSTLFTMDIYTRLRPRAGDRELLLVGRLWVVFIVAVSVAWLPVVQAAQGGQLFDYIQSVSSYLAPPVSAVFVLALFVPRVNEKGAFWGLIGGLLMGLARLVPEFSFGSGSCVRPSACPALLCRVHYLYFAILLFVCSGLLTLVVSLCTPPIPRKHLHRLVFSLRHSKEEREDLDAEELEGPPAAPVQNGSPEHAVEMEGKALPPGLGAGQLGEPSVLRLTVRPQFLPAPPPPRPGLLRQCLLWFCGVSRGGVGSPPRPTQEETAAAARRLEDISEDPHWARVVNLNALLMMAVAAFLWGFYA; encoded by the exons ATGGGCAGAATGGAGGCGCACACAGAGGCAGGCTCAGCACCAGGGCTGGGGGAACAGAAGGCTCTAATTGACAATCCTGCTGACATCCTAGTCATCGCGGCTTATTTCCTGCTGGTCATTGGTGTCGGCTTGTGG TCCATGTGCAGAACCAACAGAGGCACCGTCGGCGGCTACTTCCTGGCGGGACGGAGCATGGTGTGGTGGCCG GTCGGAGCCTCTCTCTTCGCCAGCAACATCGGCAGTGGCCACTTCGTGGGCCTGGCAGGGACCGGTGCGGCAAGCGGCCTGGCCGTGGCTGGATTTGAGTGGAAT GCGTTGTTCGTGGTCCTGCTACTTGGCTGGCTCTTCGTGCCGGTGTACCTGACCGCGGGCGTCATCACCATGCCGCAGTACCTGCGCAAGCGCTTCGGCGGCCGCCGTATCCGCCTCTACTTGTCCGTGCTCTCGCTTTTTCTGTACATCTTTACCAAGATTTCG GTGGACATGTTCTCCGGGGCAGTATTCATTCAACAGGCTCTGGGCTGGAACATCTATGCCTCCGTCATCGCACTCCTGGGCATCACCATGATCTACACTGTGACAG GAGGGCTGGCAGCGCTGATGTACACGGACACGGTGCAGACCTTCGTCATTCTCGCGGGGGCCTTCGTCCTCATGGGTTACG CCTTCCACGAGGTGGGCGGGTATTCGGGGCTTTTCGACAAATACTTGCGGGCAGTGACGTCCCTGACGGTATCCGAGGATCCGGCCGTGGGCAACATCTCCAGCTCCTGCTATCGACCCCGGCCGGACTCCTACCACCTGCTCCGGGACCCTGTGACGGGGGACCTGCCATGGCCCGCGCTGCTTCTGGGGCTTACTATCGTGTCCAGCTGGTACTGGTGCAGCGACCAG GTCATAGTGCAGCGCTGCCTGGCTGGGAAAAACCTCACCCACATCAAGGCGGGCTGCATCCTGTGCGGCTACTTGAAGCTGATGCCCATGTTCCTCATGGTTATGCCGGGCATGATCAGCCGCGTTCTTTACCCGG ACGAGGTGGCGTGCGTGGTGCCCGAGGTGTGTAAGCGCGTGTGCGGCACCGAGGTGGGCTGTTCCAACATCGCCTACCCGCGGCTCGTCGTGAAGCTCATGCCCAATG GTCTGCGCGGACTCATGCTGGCGGTCATGCTGGCGGCGCTCATGTCCTCGCTGGCCTCCATCTTCAACAGCAGCAGCACACTCTTCACCATGGACATCTACACGCGCCTGCGGCCCCGCGCGGGCGACCGCGAACTGCTGCTAGTAGGACG GCTCTGGGTGGTGTTCATCGTGGCCGTGTCGGTGGCCTGGCTGCCCGTTGTGCAGGCGGCGCAGGGCGGGCAGCTCTTCGATTACATCCAGTCGGTCTCCAGCTACCTGGCGCCGCCGGTGTCTGCCGTCTTCGTGTTGGCGCTCTTCGTGCCCCGCGTCAACGAGAAG GGCGCCTTCTGGGGACTGATCGGGGGCCTGCTGATGGGCCTGGCACGCCTGGTTCCCGAGTTCTCCTTTGGCTCCGGCAGCTGCGTGCGCCCCTCGGCGTGCCCCGCGCTCCTCTGCCGCGTCCACTACCTCTACTTCGCCATCCTGCTCTTCGTCTGCTCCGGCCTCCTCACCCTCGTGGTCTCGCTGTGCACACCGCCCATCCCGCGCAAGCAC CTCCACCGCCTGGTTTTCAGTCTCCGGCACagcaaggaggagagggaggacctGGATGCTGAGGAGCTAGAAGGTCCGCCCGCAGCCCCCGTGCAGAACGGGAGCCCTGAGCATGCAGTGGAGATGGAGGGTAAGGCACTGCCCCCGGGACTTGGGGCCGGGCAGCTGGGGGAGCCGAGTGTCCTCAGACTCACTGTCAGGCCTCAATTTCTCCCAGCACCCCCGCCCCCAAGGCCAGGCCTGTTGCGGCAGTGCCTGCTCTGGTTCTGTGGTGtgagcaggggtggggtgggcagcccCCCACGCCCTACCCAGGAGGAGACAGCTGCCGCAGCCAGGCGGCTGGAGGACATCAGTGAGGACCCACACTGGGCCCGCGTCGTCAACCTCAACGCCCTGCTCATGATGGCCGTGGCCGCGTTCCTCTGGGGCTTTTATGCTTGA
- the SLC5A2 gene encoding sodium/glucose cotransporter 2 isoform X2, with protein MGRMEAHTEAGSAPGLGEQKALIDNPADILVIAAYFLLVIGVGLWSMCRTNRGTVGGYFLAGRSMVWWPVGASLFASNIGSGHFVGLAGTGAASGLAVAGFEWNALFVVLLLGWLFVPVYLTAGVITMPQYLRKRFGGRRIRLYLSVLSLFLYIFTKISVDMFSGAVFIQQALGWNIYASVIALLGITMIYTVTGGLAALMYTDTVQTFVILAGAFVLMGYAFHEVGGYSGLFDKYLRAVTSLTVSEDPAVGNISSSCYRPRPDSYHLLRDPVTGDLPWPALLLGLTIVSSWYWCSDQVIVQRCLAGKNLTHIKAGCILCGYLKLMPMFLMVMPGMISRVLYPDEVACVVPEVCKRVCGTEVGCSNIAYPRLVVKLMPNGLRGLMLAVMLAALMSSLASIFNSSSTLFTMDIYTRLRPRAGDRELLLVGRLWVVFIVAVSVAWLPVVQAAQGGQLFDYIQSVSSYLAPPVSAVFVLALFVPRVNEKGAFWGLIGGLLMGLARLVPEFSFGSGSCVRPSACPALLCRVHYLYFAILLFVCSGLLTLVVSLCTPPIPRKHLHRLVFSLRHSKEEREDLDAEELEGPPAAPVQNGSPEHAVEMEAPPPPRPGLLRQCLLWFCGVSRGGVGSPPRPTQEETAAAARRLEDISEDPHWARVVNLNALLMMAVAAFLWGFYA; from the exons ATGGGCAGAATGGAGGCGCACACAGAGGCAGGCTCAGCACCAGGGCTGGGGGAACAGAAGGCTCTAATTGACAATCCTGCTGACATCCTAGTCATCGCGGCTTATTTCCTGCTGGTCATTGGTGTCGGCTTGTGG TCCATGTGCAGAACCAACAGAGGCACCGTCGGCGGCTACTTCCTGGCGGGACGGAGCATGGTGTGGTGGCCG GTCGGAGCCTCTCTCTTCGCCAGCAACATCGGCAGTGGCCACTTCGTGGGCCTGGCAGGGACCGGTGCGGCAAGCGGCCTGGCCGTGGCTGGATTTGAGTGGAAT GCGTTGTTCGTGGTCCTGCTACTTGGCTGGCTCTTCGTGCCGGTGTACCTGACCGCGGGCGTCATCACCATGCCGCAGTACCTGCGCAAGCGCTTCGGCGGCCGCCGTATCCGCCTCTACTTGTCCGTGCTCTCGCTTTTTCTGTACATCTTTACCAAGATTTCG GTGGACATGTTCTCCGGGGCAGTATTCATTCAACAGGCTCTGGGCTGGAACATCTATGCCTCCGTCATCGCACTCCTGGGCATCACCATGATCTACACTGTGACAG GAGGGCTGGCAGCGCTGATGTACACGGACACGGTGCAGACCTTCGTCATTCTCGCGGGGGCCTTCGTCCTCATGGGTTACG CCTTCCACGAGGTGGGCGGGTATTCGGGGCTTTTCGACAAATACTTGCGGGCAGTGACGTCCCTGACGGTATCCGAGGATCCGGCCGTGGGCAACATCTCCAGCTCCTGCTATCGACCCCGGCCGGACTCCTACCACCTGCTCCGGGACCCTGTGACGGGGGACCTGCCATGGCCCGCGCTGCTTCTGGGGCTTACTATCGTGTCCAGCTGGTACTGGTGCAGCGACCAG GTCATAGTGCAGCGCTGCCTGGCTGGGAAAAACCTCACCCACATCAAGGCGGGCTGCATCCTGTGCGGCTACTTGAAGCTGATGCCCATGTTCCTCATGGTTATGCCGGGCATGATCAGCCGCGTTCTTTACCCGG ACGAGGTGGCGTGCGTGGTGCCCGAGGTGTGTAAGCGCGTGTGCGGCACCGAGGTGGGCTGTTCCAACATCGCCTACCCGCGGCTCGTCGTGAAGCTCATGCCCAATG GTCTGCGCGGACTCATGCTGGCGGTCATGCTGGCGGCGCTCATGTCCTCGCTGGCCTCCATCTTCAACAGCAGCAGCACACTCTTCACCATGGACATCTACACGCGCCTGCGGCCCCGCGCGGGCGACCGCGAACTGCTGCTAGTAGGACG GCTCTGGGTGGTGTTCATCGTGGCCGTGTCGGTGGCCTGGCTGCCCGTTGTGCAGGCGGCGCAGGGCGGGCAGCTCTTCGATTACATCCAGTCGGTCTCCAGCTACCTGGCGCCGCCGGTGTCTGCCGTCTTCGTGTTGGCGCTCTTCGTGCCCCGCGTCAACGAGAAG GGCGCCTTCTGGGGACTGATCGGGGGCCTGCTGATGGGCCTGGCACGCCTGGTTCCCGAGTTCTCCTTTGGCTCCGGCAGCTGCGTGCGCCCCTCGGCGTGCCCCGCGCTCCTCTGCCGCGTCCACTACCTCTACTTCGCCATCCTGCTCTTCGTCTGCTCCGGCCTCCTCACCCTCGTGGTCTCGCTGTGCACACCGCCCATCCCGCGCAAGCAC CTCCACCGCCTGGTTTTCAGTCTCCGGCACagcaaggaggagagggaggacctGGATGCTGAGGAGCTAGAAGGTCCGCCCGCAGCCCCCGTGCAGAACGGGAGCCCTGAGCATGCAGTGGAGATGGAGG CACCCCCGCCCCCAAGGCCAGGCCTGTTGCGGCAGTGCCTGCTCTGGTTCTGTGGTGtgagcaggggtggggtgggcagcccCCCACGCCCTACCCAGGAGGAGACAGCTGCCGCAGCCAGGCGGCTGGAGGACATCAGTGAGGACCCACACTGGGCCCGCGTCGTCAACCTCAACGCCCTGCTCATGATGGCCGTGGCCGCGTTCCTCTGGGGCTTTTATGCTTGA
- the RUSF1 gene encoding RUS family member 1 isoform X1 — MADVLCSEQFGSGAARGCRAAPDGSLQWETWGRSWWGFSGAFTAKPGGRDGGGGVAPGTATPPLSRLLAVFLPQGFPDSVSPDYLPYQLWDSVQVSLADWGRERHAFASSLSGSLATHAVLLGIGVGDAKASVSAATATWLVKDSTGMLGRIVFAWWMGSKMDCNAKQWRLFADILNDIAMFLEIMAPILPFCFTITVCISNLAKCLVGVAGGATRAALTMHQARRNNMADVSAKDGSQETLVNLAGLLVSLLMLPLVSDSPSLSLGCFFFLTALHIYANYRAVRALVIETLNEQRLWLVLRHFLQRGEVLGPTSANQMEPLWTGFWSSVSLSLGVPLHCVMSSVSELQRLVEGHREPYLLRWDQSRNQVQVVLSQMAGPEAILKAATHGLVLGALRGDGPLPGELEELRNRVRAGPEKESWVVVRETHQVLDKLFPKFLKGLQDAGWSTEKHQLEVDEWRATWLLSPEKKVL, encoded by the exons ATGGCTGATGTCTTGTGCTCCGAGCAGTTCGGCTCTGGGGCGGCCCGGGGCTGCCGCGCTGCCCCCGACGGGAGCCTGCAGTGGGAGACCTGGGGGCGCAGCTGGTGGGGATTTTCCGGGGCCTTCACAGCGAAACCCGGAGGACGAGATGGGGGCGGAGGGGTGGCTCCCGGGACTGCCACCCCACCTCTCTCCCGGCTGTTGGCCgtgttcctgcctcagggcttcCCCGATAGCGTCAGCCCGGACTACCTGCCCTACCAGCTGTGGGATTCCGTGCAGGTCAGCCTGGCCGACTGGGGAAGGGAGAGACAC GCCTTTGCTTCCAGCCTCTCGGGCTCCCTGGCCACCCACGCAGTCTTGCTGGGCATAGGGGTAGGGGACGCAAAAGCCTCTGTTTCAGCTGCCACGGCCACCTGGCTCGTGAAAG ATTCAACTGGCATGCTGGGCCGCATCGTCTTTGCCTGGTGGATGGG GAGCAAAATGGACTGTAATGCCAAGCAGTGGAG gcttTTTGCTGACATCCTCAACGACATCGCCATGTTCCTTGAGATAATGGCTCCCATCTTGCCCTTCTGTTTCACCATAACCGTCTGCATCAGCAACCTGGCCAAG TGCCTCGTGGGTGTGGCTGGCGGGGCCACTCGGGCCGCACTGACCATGCATCAGGCCCGGAGAAACAACATGGCCGACGTGTCAGCCAAGGACGGCAGCCAG GAGACGCTGGTAAACCTGGCAGGGCTCCTGGTCAGCCTCTTGATGCTGCCCCTGGTGTCCGATAGCCCCAG CTTAAGCCTTGGCTGTTTCTTCTTCCTCACTGCCCTCCACATCTACGCCAACTACCGAGCCGTCCGGGCCCTTGTCATAGAGACCTTGAATGAACAGCGGCTCTGGCTGGTCCTGAGGCACTTCCTCCAGCGGGGAGAGGTACTTGGCCCCACATCAGCCAATCAGATGGAGCCACTGTGGACAG GTTTCTGGTCATCTGTGTCTCTATCCTTGGGGGTCCCCCTACACTGCGTGATGTCCAG TGTCTCTGAGCTGCAGCGGCTGGTTGAGGGGCACCGGGAACCCTACCTACTTCGCTGGGACCAGTCACGAA ACCAGGTACAGGTTGTCCTGAGTCAGATGGCAGGACCTGAggccattctgaaggctgccacTCACGGGCTGGTGCTTGGAGCCCTGCGGGGAGATGGACCCCTCCCAGGAGAGCTGGAGGAACTGAGGAACCGAGTACGGGCAG GTCCTGAGAAAGAGAGCTGGGTCGTTGTCAGGGAGACACACCAAGTGCTGGACAAGCTCTTCCCGAAGTTCTTGAAAG gTCTGCAAGATGCGGGCTGGAGCACTGAGAAGCACCAGCTAGAGGTGGATGAGTGGAGGGCCACGTGGCTCCTGAGCCCAGAAAAGAAGGTCTTGTGA
- the AHSP gene encoding alpha-hemoglobin-stabilizing protein isoform X1, with protein sequence MTVIGTGLMEAFIRIHTFLAQRDSQRLKSVTETSTAPLDPKMALIQTNKDLISKGIKEFNVLLNQQVFTDPAVSEEAMVTVVNDWVSFYIDYYKKQMSGEQEEQDKALQEFRQELDTLSASFLDKYKNFLKSS encoded by the exons ATGACTGTTATTGGAACTGGCCTAATGGAAGCTTTTATAAGAATACATACTTT CTTGGCACAGAGGGACAGCCAGAGACTGAAAAGTGTGACTGAGACCTCCACGGCACCGCTGGACCCGAAG ATGGCCCTTATTCAGACCAATAAGGATCTCATTTCTAAAGGAATAAAGGAATTCAACGTCCTGCTGAATCAGCAG GTCTTCACTGATCCTGCCGTCTCTGAAGAAGCCATGGTGACTGTGGTGAATGACTGGGTGAGCTTCTACATCGACTATTACAAGAAGCAGATGTCGGGGGAGCAAGAGGAGCAGGACAAGGCTCTGCAGGAGTTTCGGCAAGAGCTCGATACCCTGTCTGCCTCTTTCC
- the RUSF1 gene encoding RUS family member 1 isoform X2, with the protein MADVLCSEQFGSGAARGCRAAPDGSLQWETWGRSWWGFSGAFTAKPGGRDGGGGVAPGTATPPLSRLLAVFLPQGFPDSVSPDYLPYQLWDSVQAFASSLSGSLATHAVLLGIGVGDAKASVSAATATWLVKDSTGMLGRIVFAWWMGSKMDCNAKQWRLFADILNDIAMFLEIMAPILPFCFTITVCISNLAKCLVGVAGGATRAALTMHQARRNNMADVSAKDGSQETLVNLAGLLVSLLMLPLVSDSPSLSLGCFFFLTALHIYANYRAVRALVIETLNEQRLWLVLRHFLQRGEVLGPTSANQMEPLWTGFWSSVSLSLGVPLHCVMSSVSELQRLVEGHREPYLLRWDQSRNQVQVVLSQMAGPEAILKAATHGLVLGALRGDGPLPGELEELRNRVRAGPEKESWVVVRETHQVLDKLFPKFLKGLQDAGWSTEKHQLEVDEWRATWLLSPEKKVL; encoded by the exons ATGGCTGATGTCTTGTGCTCCGAGCAGTTCGGCTCTGGGGCGGCCCGGGGCTGCCGCGCTGCCCCCGACGGGAGCCTGCAGTGGGAGACCTGGGGGCGCAGCTGGTGGGGATTTTCCGGGGCCTTCACAGCGAAACCCGGAGGACGAGATGGGGGCGGAGGGGTGGCTCCCGGGACTGCCACCCCACCTCTCTCCCGGCTGTTGGCCgtgttcctgcctcagggcttcCCCGATAGCGTCAGCCCGGACTACCTGCCCTACCAGCTGTGGGATTCCGTGCAG GCCTTTGCTTCCAGCCTCTCGGGCTCCCTGGCCACCCACGCAGTCTTGCTGGGCATAGGGGTAGGGGACGCAAAAGCCTCTGTTTCAGCTGCCACGGCCACCTGGCTCGTGAAAG ATTCAACTGGCATGCTGGGCCGCATCGTCTTTGCCTGGTGGATGGG GAGCAAAATGGACTGTAATGCCAAGCAGTGGAG gcttTTTGCTGACATCCTCAACGACATCGCCATGTTCCTTGAGATAATGGCTCCCATCTTGCCCTTCTGTTTCACCATAACCGTCTGCATCAGCAACCTGGCCAAG TGCCTCGTGGGTGTGGCTGGCGGGGCCACTCGGGCCGCACTGACCATGCATCAGGCCCGGAGAAACAACATGGCCGACGTGTCAGCCAAGGACGGCAGCCAG GAGACGCTGGTAAACCTGGCAGGGCTCCTGGTCAGCCTCTTGATGCTGCCCCTGGTGTCCGATAGCCCCAG CTTAAGCCTTGGCTGTTTCTTCTTCCTCACTGCCCTCCACATCTACGCCAACTACCGAGCCGTCCGGGCCCTTGTCATAGAGACCTTGAATGAACAGCGGCTCTGGCTGGTCCTGAGGCACTTCCTCCAGCGGGGAGAGGTACTTGGCCCCACATCAGCCAATCAGATGGAGCCACTGTGGACAG GTTTCTGGTCATCTGTGTCTCTATCCTTGGGGGTCCCCCTACACTGCGTGATGTCCAG TGTCTCTGAGCTGCAGCGGCTGGTTGAGGGGCACCGGGAACCCTACCTACTTCGCTGGGACCAGTCACGAA ACCAGGTACAGGTTGTCCTGAGTCAGATGGCAGGACCTGAggccattctgaaggctgccacTCACGGGCTGGTGCTTGGAGCCCTGCGGGGAGATGGACCCCTCCCAGGAGAGCTGGAGGAACTGAGGAACCGAGTACGGGCAG GTCCTGAGAAAGAGAGCTGGGTCGTTGTCAGGGAGACACACCAAGTGCTGGACAAGCTCTTCCCGAAGTTCTTGAAAG gTCTGCAAGATGCGGGCTGGAGCACTGAGAAGCACCAGCTAGAGGTGGATGAGTGGAGGGCCACGTGGCTCCTGAGCCCAGAAAAGAAGGTCTTGTGA